A genomic window from Halogeometricum borinquense DSM 11551 includes:
- the rqcH gene encoding ribosome rescue protein RqcH, with translation MDPKRELTSVDLSALVTELNRYEGAKVDKAYLYGDNLLRLRMRDFDRGRVELILEVGDVKRAHTAKPEHVPDAPGRPPNFAMMLRNRLNGADFAGVEQYEFDRILTFDFERGDEDTEIVVELFGQGNVAVLDETGEVVRSLETVRLKSRTVAPGAQYEFPSSRLHPFTVSYEGFKRRMEDSDTDVVRTLATQVNLGGLYAEEFCTRAGVEKTMEISDAGDEEYRAIYDAIQTFHDRLKSGDFDPRVYTEDGNVVDATPFPLKEHEAEGLNSESYDTFNEALDEYFFAFDRSAEDEPEEEPGSNRPDFEAEIEKKKRIIEQQEGAIEGFEQQAERERERAELLYANYELVDEVLSTVRSARDESVPWDEIRQTLEDGAERGIPAAEAVVDVDGAEGTVTIEIDGTRIEVEVDMGVEKNADRLYKEAKRVEGKKEGAMAAIEDTREELAEVKARRDAWEEDDEDDDEEPEEPEDIDWLSRSSIPLKTEEQWYEQFRWFHTSDGYLVIGGRNADQNEEIVKKYLNKHDLFFHTQAHGGPVTVVKATGPSEPAQEVEFPDSTKREAAQFAVSYSSIWKEGRYADDAYMVTPDQVSKTPESGEYIEKGSFVIRGDRTYFRDVEAKVLVGVQCEGETRVLGGPPSAIEDHVEAAVSLQPGRYAQNDAAKMVYRRFREMFEDQSFVRKVASPDKIQEFLPPGGSELLDN, from the coding sequence ATGGATCCGAAGCGGGAGTTGACGAGCGTAGACCTCAGCGCCCTCGTCACCGAGTTGAACCGGTACGAGGGAGCGAAGGTCGATAAGGCCTATCTCTACGGCGACAACCTGCTTCGCCTGCGGATGCGCGACTTCGACCGTGGTCGCGTCGAACTCATCCTCGAAGTCGGCGACGTAAAACGGGCGCACACGGCGAAACCCGAACACGTTCCGGACGCACCCGGTCGGCCGCCGAACTTCGCTATGATGCTCCGGAACCGTCTCAACGGGGCTGATTTCGCGGGCGTCGAACAGTACGAGTTCGACCGTATCCTCACGTTCGACTTCGAACGCGGCGACGAGGATACGGAAATCGTGGTGGAGCTATTCGGCCAAGGCAACGTTGCCGTCTTAGACGAAACGGGCGAGGTCGTCCGCAGTCTGGAGACAGTGCGGTTGAAATCTCGCACCGTCGCCCCCGGCGCACAGTACGAATTCCCCTCCTCGCGGCTACATCCCTTCACCGTCAGTTACGAGGGATTCAAGCGGCGCATGGAGGACTCCGACACAGACGTGGTGCGGACGTTGGCGACGCAGGTGAATCTCGGTGGGTTGTACGCCGAGGAGTTCTGTACTCGCGCTGGCGTCGAAAAGACGATGGAGATCTCCGACGCGGGCGACGAGGAGTACCGCGCCATCTACGACGCAATCCAGACGTTCCACGACCGTCTCAAGTCGGGCGACTTCGACCCGCGTGTCTACACGGAAGACGGAAACGTCGTTGATGCGACGCCGTTCCCGCTCAAAGAACACGAAGCGGAAGGCCTGAACAGCGAGTCGTACGACACGTTCAACGAGGCCCTCGACGAGTACTTCTTCGCCTTCGACCGGTCGGCGGAGGACGAACCCGAAGAGGAACCGGGATCGAATCGTCCGGACTTCGAGGCGGAAATCGAGAAGAAAAAGCGCATCATCGAACAGCAGGAGGGCGCTATCGAGGGATTCGAGCAACAGGCCGAGCGCGAACGCGAACGCGCCGAACTGTTGTATGCCAACTACGAACTGGTAGACGAAGTGCTCTCGACGGTTCGCTCGGCACGAGATGAGAGCGTCCCGTGGGATGAGATTCGCCAGACACTCGAAGACGGTGCCGAACGCGGTATTCCCGCCGCCGAAGCGGTCGTTGACGTAGACGGCGCGGAGGGAACAGTCACCATCGAAATCGATGGCACGCGCATCGAAGTCGAGGTAGACATGGGCGTCGAGAAGAACGCCGACAGACTGTACAAGGAAGCCAAACGCGTCGAAGGGAAGAAAGAGGGCGCGATGGCGGCCATCGAGGACACCCGTGAGGAACTGGCCGAAGTGAAAGCCCGCCGCGACGCGTGGGAAGAAGACGACGAGGACGACGACGAAGAACCCGAAGAACCCGAGGATATCGATTGGCTCTCGCGTTCGTCGATCCCGCTCAAGACCGAGGAACAGTGGTACGAGCAGTTCCGCTGGTTCCACACCTCCGACGGCTACCTCGTTATCGGCGGCCGCAACGCCGACCAGAACGAGGAGATCGTGAAGAAATACCTGAACAAACACGACCTGTTCTTCCACACGCAGGCGCACGGCGGCCCCGTCACCGTCGTGAAGGCCACCGGCCCGTCCGAACCCGCACAGGAAGTCGAGTTCCCGGATTCGACCAAACGGGAGGCCGCACAGTTCGCCGTTTCGTACTCCTCGATCTGGAAGGAGGGTCGATACGCCGACGACGCCTACATGGTGACACCCGATCAAGTGTCGAAAACACCCGAGTCAGGCGAGTACATCGAGAAAGGCTCGTTCGTCATCCGCGGCGACCGGACGTACTTCCGGGACGTGGAGGCGAAGGTACTGGTCGGCGTCCAATGTGAAGGCGAGACGCGCGTCCTCGGCGGCCCGCCGTCGGCAATCGAGGACCACGTGGAGGCGGCTGTCAGCCTCCAACCCGGACGGTACGCACAGAACGACGCGGCGAAGATGGTGTATCGCCGCTTCCGCGAGATGTTTGAAGACCAGTCGTTCGTCCGCAAGGTTGCTAGTCCGGACAAGATTCAAGAGTTCCTTCCGCCGGGCGGGAGCGAACTACTTGACAATTAG
- a CDS encoding GNAT family N-acetyltransferase gives MTHRNADDKDLDTPSRTGVFVAQTETEREDAFSIRRTVFVEEQDVAEELEWDEHDEPDADATHLVAYDDGTVVGAARVRAYDEETAKIERVVVAADRRESGWGRRIMTTAEQEAEEMGFSKVILNAQIRVQPFYESLGYEAFGDEFMDAEIPHISMRKRL, from the coding sequence ATGACCCACCGAAACGCCGACGACAAGGATCTCGATACTCCGTCTCGAACGGGCGTCTTCGTCGCGCAAACGGAGACTGAACGGGAAGACGCCTTCTCGATTCGCCGAACGGTGTTCGTCGAAGAACAGGACGTCGCCGAAGAACTAGAGTGGGACGAACACGACGAACCGGACGCTGACGCGACACATCTTGTCGCATACGACGACGGGACTGTCGTCGGCGCAGCGCGTGTCCGCGCCTACGACGAAGAAACGGCCAAAATCGAGCGCGTCGTCGTCGCGGCGGACAGACGCGAATCGGGGTGGGGCAGACGCATCATGACCACCGCAGAGCAGGAGGCCGAGGAGATGGGATTCTCGAAGGTGATCCTCAACGCCCAGATCCGAGTCCAACCGTTCTACGAATCACTCGGATACGAAGCATTCGGTGACGAATTCATGGACGCAGAGATTCCACATATCTCGATGCGAAAACGGCTATAG
- a CDS encoding methyl-accepting chemotaxis protein, with protein sequence MVSQLTTLVLGAVTGDADESSSSASMLGEGGTDMDAGSVLLDALPMPAFVISATGVATGWNEAAERAFGIPKEKIIGASEEDATSMVSYDDDRAEKTLAHKVVDAPDTAHENDPSVERVRGPSGQFFVDERSLENADGERMYISFRALPIYDGDELVAVVELVEDKTEAQRQQEATHTLVNEVTSTLEQIGEGNLDARAELGSETEVLEDELLNIVAEVNRTGDRFESLVDEVESHATDVSNTITTANDAASQIDSRVTEQRKALEAVRDDLASFSAAMEEVAASSTEVESAADRARDNIGSSLDWTVDTRKVTDEVKERSDDLLESVKRLEDDMEEIGDVVGLISEIADRTNILALNANIEAARAGEAGEGFAVVAEEVKSLANETQSHTEQITERIDRIQSRADETVTLVEETHKDVGRADDAIDKTVSSLQEASDAVEEAADGVSELSRASDDQAESVEGVVSAVEDVSDDAAEIEESVDDIVSVTQTQRDSAGELGTMIDGLSK encoded by the coding sequence ATGGTGAGCCAACTGACTACGCTCGTTCTCGGTGCGGTGACGGGTGACGCCGACGAGTCGTCGTCGTCAGCATCGATGCTTGGCGAGGGGGGAACGGACATGGATGCGGGAAGCGTGCTCTTAGACGCGCTTCCGATGCCCGCGTTTGTTATAAGCGCAACAGGGGTTGCAACCGGATGGAACGAGGCGGCTGAACGCGCCTTCGGTATTCCAAAGGAGAAGATCATCGGCGCATCAGAGGAGGACGCTACATCGATGGTGTCGTACGACGACGACCGCGCAGAGAAGACGCTCGCGCACAAAGTCGTAGACGCACCCGACACGGCTCATGAGAACGACCCGAGCGTCGAACGGGTTCGCGGACCGAGTGGGCAGTTCTTCGTCGATGAGCGGTCCTTAGAGAACGCAGACGGCGAACGGATGTACATCTCGTTCCGCGCGCTCCCGATATACGACGGCGACGAACTCGTTGCGGTCGTAGAACTCGTCGAAGACAAAACCGAAGCGCAGCGCCAACAAGAAGCGACTCACACCCTCGTCAACGAAGTCACTTCGACGCTCGAACAGATCGGCGAGGGTAACCTCGACGCCCGTGCGGAACTCGGGTCGGAGACCGAAGTGCTCGAAGACGAGTTGCTCAACATCGTCGCGGAGGTGAACCGGACCGGCGACCGGTTCGAGTCGCTAGTCGATGAAGTCGAATCGCACGCGACGGACGTCTCGAACACGATCACGACGGCCAACGACGCCGCCTCACAAATAGATAGCCGCGTGACTGAACAGCGGAAGGCGTTAGAGGCCGTCCGCGACGACTTGGCATCGTTCAGCGCCGCGATGGAAGAAGTCGCCGCCAGTTCGACAGAAGTCGAGTCCGCCGCCGACCGCGCACGCGACAATATCGGCTCGTCACTCGATTGGACGGTTGACACGCGCAAGGTTACTGACGAAGTGAAAGAACGGAGTGACGACCTGTTAGAGTCGGTCAAGCGCCTCGAAGACGATATGGAAGAGATCGGCGACGTGGTGGGTCTCATCTCCGAGATCGCCGACCGGACGAACATTCTCGCACTGAACGCGAACATCGAGGCAGCGCGAGCAGGCGAAGCAGGCGAAGGGTTCGCCGTCGTCGCAGAGGAGGTCAAGTCGCTAGCGAACGAAACCCAGTCGCACACCGAGCAGATAACCGAACGCATCGACCGCATCCAATCGCGGGCCGATGAGACAGTAACGCTGGTCGAGGAGACGCACAAAGATGTCGGGCGCGCGGACGACGCTATCGATAAGACCGTCTCGTCGCTTCAAGAGGCTTCGGACGCCGTCGAAGAGGCGGCCGACGGTGTGAGCGAACTCTCACGCGCGAGCGACGACCAAGCGGAATCGGTCGAGGGCGTCGTCTCCGCCGTCGAGGATGTGAGTGACGACGCCGCGGAGATCGAGGAGTCCGTCGACGACATCGTGTCGGTCACGCAGACGCAGCGGGACTCGGCCGGCGAGTTGGGAACGATGATCGACGGCTTGAGCAAATAG
- a CDS encoding mechanosensitive ion channel family protein → MTAGSPLTVIRSSLAQLSTTEARLGVTATLVVVAVGIALLFAPWVVRRIARELDERVLSNSRVPDLVSDARWILPPSVIVRMLQAAIFLSTGLAILVVWGREDLAVTIVALLVSLTPVAGKVLMTAGLFVGAYVGIDALESWLTSYAAESDQINEHQEGIVFRVLQLVMLTAVTLATLAVWDAEVGNLLVGAGFLGIVVGMAARQTLGSFIAGFVLMFSRPFEIGDWVEIDGEEGIVSDVTIINTRLRNFDGETVVFPNDRVTNATITNRTRRDQLRLSVDVGVDYETDLDVAVGVAEAALEDVDVVADVPAPNVLPTTFGDSAVGLKVRFWIKHPSAPRRAKANAAVVRAIKAAFDGRGIKIPYPQRELQSREETSGFVVRSGDTENQETPKTVSTSE, encoded by the coding sequence ATGACGGCGGGCTCGCCGCTTACAGTGATCCGCTCGTCGCTCGCACAGCTTTCGACCACGGAGGCGCGCCTCGGCGTAACTGCCACCCTCGTAGTTGTCGCCGTCGGCATCGCACTCCTGTTCGCGCCGTGGGTAGTCAGACGCATCGCCCGCGAACTTGACGAACGGGTGTTATCGAACTCGCGGGTCCCTGACTTGGTTTCCGACGCCCGGTGGATACTCCCGCCGTCGGTGATCGTCCGCATGCTGCAAGCGGCGATTTTCCTCTCGACAGGGCTTGCGATCCTCGTCGTTTGGGGGCGCGAGGATCTCGCAGTGACTATCGTGGCGTTGCTCGTCTCTCTCACGCCGGTTGCGGGGAAAGTTCTGATGACGGCCGGACTGTTCGTTGGCGCGTACGTCGGTATCGACGCGCTCGAATCGTGGTTGACGTCGTACGCTGCCGAATCCGACCAGATCAACGAACATCAGGAAGGAATCGTCTTCCGCGTACTGCAACTCGTCATGCTGACCGCCGTCACCTTGGCAACGTTGGCCGTGTGGGATGCGGAAGTCGGTAACCTGCTCGTCGGTGCCGGGTTCCTCGGTATCGTGGTTGGGATGGCCGCTCGGCAGACCCTCGGATCGTTCATCGCCGGGTTCGTCCTCATGTTTTCCCGCCCGTTCGAAATCGGAGACTGGGTCGAAATCGACGGCGAGGAGGGAATCGTCTCGGACGTGACGATCATCAACACGCGCCTGCGCAATTTCGACGGCGAGACGGTCGTATTCCCGAACGACCGCGTGACGAACGCCACCATCACGAACCGGACGCGCCGCGATCAACTCCGCCTTAGCGTCGATGTCGGCGTCGATTACGAGACGGATCTCGACGTGGCGGTCGGCGTTGCGGAGGCGGCCCTCGAAGACGTGGATGTCGTTGCGGACGTTCCCGCGCCGAACGTCCTGCCGACGACGTTTGGTGACTCCGCGGTCGGATTGAAAGTGCGATTCTGGATCAAACACCCCTCTGCTCCACGGCGAGCGAAAGCTAACGCCGCTGTCGTGCGGGCGATCAAAGCGGCGTTCGACGGACGGGGAATCAAGATCCCGTACCCACAGCGAGAGCTACAGAGCCGCGAGGAAACGAGCGGATTCGTCGTTCGGTCCGGAGACACCGAGAATCAAGAGACGCCGAAAACAGTCAGTACGTCCGAGTAG
- a CDS encoding SHOCT domain-containing protein: protein MVSLRGPTWVAAAGFVLIAVGLGFLATGAPIVGIGFCVLAVGLAGAAVRNHDETSSMDLTSDDDSDDALSTLRERYARGELTDAQFEAKLERLVEVETLEDVVVTVERRESNAETDVELNRE, encoded by the coding sequence ATGGTCTCACTTCGCGGTCCAACGTGGGTCGCTGCCGCCGGGTTCGTCCTCATCGCTGTTGGACTCGGCTTTCTCGCCACCGGTGCACCCATCGTTGGAATCGGATTCTGCGTCCTCGCGGTCGGACTCGCCGGTGCCGCCGTGCGCAACCACGACGAGACGAGTTCAATGGACCTCACTTCCGACGACGACTCCGACGATGCGCTCTCGACACTCCGCGAACGCTACGCCCGAGGCGAACTCACTGACGCGCAGTTCGAGGCGAAACTGGAGCGACTCGTCGAGGTCGAGACGCTCGAAGATGTTGTGGTGACCGTCGAGCGGCGGGAGTCCAACGCGGAAACCGACGTCGAACTCAACCGAGAGTAG
- a CDS encoding tRNA uridine(34) 5-carboxymethylaminomethyl modification radical SAM/GNAT enzyme Elp3 has translation MSADTDPTETEDPTETEAFRRTCETLVERILDGEIEKDDLESAKLNACSKHSSPKVPKNADILQYAPDGRREEVKEVVQRKPVRTASGVSPVAIMTSPHMCPHGKCLYCPGGPASEFSSSQSYTGHEPAAARGVQNDYDPYGQVTLRLEQLRHIGHPVDKVELILMGGTMTARSHDYQEWFVKRALEAMNDYDLDSDPQPAEDQSFKPDPEDVEFRYLEDVIAENETADVRNIGTTFETKPDWCDPEQINRMLDLGATKVEVGVQTTYERINREMHRGHGVQASLDANRRLRDSAFKVGFHMMPGQPGMTKEMCVEDFRQLFENSDWRPDYLKIYPTLVVRDTITYDMWRRDEYEPLNNEEAADVVAEVMGMIPKYTRLQRVQRDIPADFIDAGVWKSNLRQLAEQRAAEKGIELNDIRSREVGMNDADPDPERVELQVETYEAAEGTEHFISFEDPAENLLIGFCRLRFPHDPVRRELENAALVRELHVYGSEVGLGGDGDWQHKGYGRRLLEHAEEIARDAGYEKMSVISGIGVREYYKQKLGYHQDGPYVSKRF, from the coding sequence GTGAGCGCCGACACAGACCCCACGGAAACGGAGGACCCGACGGAGACGGAGGCGTTCCGACGCACCTGCGAGACGTTGGTCGAACGAATCCTCGACGGCGAAATCGAGAAAGACGACTTGGAGTCAGCCAAGTTGAACGCCTGTTCGAAACACTCCTCGCCGAAGGTGCCGAAAAACGCCGATATCCTCCAGTACGCCCCCGACGGACGGCGCGAGGAGGTCAAAGAGGTCGTCCAGCGAAAGCCCGTTCGGACTGCCTCGGGCGTTTCGCCGGTCGCCATCATGACTTCCCCGCACATGTGCCCGCACGGGAAGTGTCTGTACTGTCCGGGCGGTCCCGCCTCGGAGTTCTCCTCGTCGCAGTCGTACACGGGGCACGAACCTGCCGCGGCGCGCGGTGTCCAGAACGACTACGACCCGTACGGACAGGTGACGCTCCGCCTCGAACAACTCCGTCACATCGGCCATCCTGTGGACAAGGTGGAACTCATCCTGATGGGCGGGACGATGACCGCGCGGAGCCACGACTATCAGGAGTGGTTCGTCAAGCGCGCGCTTGAGGCGATGAACGACTACGACCTCGACTCGGACCCGCAACCCGCGGAAGATCAGTCGTTCAAGCCGGACCCCGAGGACGTAGAGTTCCGCTACTTGGAGGACGTTATCGCGGAGAACGAGACGGCCGACGTGCGCAACATCGGGACGACGTTCGAGACGAAACCCGACTGGTGTGACCCAGAACAGATCAACCGGATGCTCGATCTGGGCGCGACGAAGGTGGAAGTCGGCGTCCAAACCACCTACGAGCGAATCAACCGCGAAATGCACCGCGGTCACGGCGTGCAGGCCTCTCTCGATGCGAACCGCCGACTCCGCGACTCGGCGTTCAAGGTGGGCTTCCACATGATGCCCGGACAGCCCGGGATGACCAAGGAGATGTGCGTCGAGGACTTCCGGCAGTTGTTCGAGAACTCGGACTGGCGCCCGGACTACCTGAAGATTTACCCGACGCTCGTCGTCCGCGACACCATCACCTACGACATGTGGCGGCGTGACGAGTACGAACCCTTGAACAACGAAGAAGCCGCGGACGTGGTGGCCGAAGTGATGGGGATGATTCCGAAGTACACCCGACTGCAACGCGTCCAGCGAGACATCCCGGCGGACTTCATCGACGCGGGCGTCTGGAAGTCGAACCTGCGCCAACTGGCCGAGCAACGCGCAGCAGAGAAGGGGATCGAACTCAACGACATCCGCTCGCGCGAGGTCGGAATGAACGACGCCGACCCGGACCCAGAACGCGTCGAACTCCAAGTCGAGACGTACGAGGCCGCAGAAGGTACCGAACACTTCATCTCGTTCGAGGACCCCGCAGAGAACCTCCTCATCGGCTTCTGTCGCCTTCGCTTCCCGCACGACCCGGTCCGACGAGAGTTGGAGAACGCCGCACTCGTCCGCGAACTCCACGTCTACGGGTCGGAGGTCGGACTCGGCGGCGACGGCGACTGGCAGCACAAGGGCTACGGCCGTCGCCTCCTCGAACACGCGGAGGAGATCGCACGAGACGCCGGGTACGAAAAGATGAGCGTCATCTCAGGGATCGGCGTCCGCGAGTACTACAAGCAGAAGTTGGGCTATCACCAAGACGGTCCGTACGTTTCGAAGCGGTTCTGA
- a CDS encoding transcriptional regulator FilR1 domain-containing protein, which produces MAASFERGHLQLRTREALPYGLAIFDERVGVGGYDDETGTLRVFVDTDTDGARRWAEGVYEMYRQASEPVSVAGESNDAPNGSNDAPDESNGAPDESNDTGTATSAQSDGATAPDTSADSSG; this is translated from the coding sequence ATGGCGGCCTCCTTCGAACGCGGCCACTTGCAACTCCGAACTCGGGAGGCGCTGCCGTACGGGTTAGCGATATTCGACGAACGGGTAGGCGTCGGCGGCTACGACGACGAGACGGGCACGTTGCGCGTGTTCGTCGATACCGATACCGACGGCGCACGGCGGTGGGCCGAAGGCGTATACGAAATGTATCGGCAGGCCTCGGAACCAGTCAGCGTAGCGGGCGAGTCGAACGATGCGCCAAATGGGTCAAACGACGCACCAGATGAGTCGAACGGTGCGCCAGATGAATCGAACGACACGGGAACGGCAACCAGCGCACAGTCAGATGGTGCAACAGCCCCTGATACCTCCGCCGACAGCAGTGGCTGA
- a CDS encoding DHH family phosphoesterase, whose amino-acid sequence MDWITHDEDVWFEFRGDSPHQLTPGRYYKGEVDGFAEFGVFVDLASGVTGLLHRSELDRRLESLDWEAGDTVFVQVKNIRDNGNIDLGWSIRQSEREFRGSRIHDPNGEDDGKPVEESDDSSSAPVKKKPKDVSTKSRERNGESQTTNADDGAVAESDADTQDAAAETESAEAETAEAETPTHEAEAETDRFELVSIENLSDRVGDAVRIEGEVVSTRQTGGPTIFEIRDETGVVDCAAFVEAGVRAYPEVGESDIVRLDGEVEVRRDELQVETEELVALEGEEADAVVQRLDDAMAARARPDSVEPLAAHAPVEAVTEQLRDAAETVRRAILESRPIVVRHPATADGYVAGAAVERAVLPRIREEHERADAEYHYFTRRPLDDPIYGMDAATNDVTRMLQDNQRHDEKLPLVLLLGVGATAESLDGLGLLDVYGAERVVVDAAAADEEVEDVADAVVNPGLAGTDAADLSTGALGANLAAAVDSGVREDIAHLPAVSYWEDTPAEYVELAEEAGYDADRTRELREAIALEAYYQSYEDKRELITDLLFDDGVSPGAQRAGGDAVEGNLAAHIAEQFRIKLDAEVETAQANIDVREEAGVTVAVLDADAYTHRFDFPPTSLLVDELHRRNREGDEYVTVATSTDELFVRTTDDVDIRAIAEAARDAVPEGGVTAVAVRDNRIEFLSGARDEVVDAVVTATVDQF is encoded by the coding sequence ATGGATTGGATTACGCACGACGAAGACGTGTGGTTTGAGTTTCGGGGAGATTCCCCTCACCAGCTGACGCCGGGGCGATACTACAAGGGTGAAGTTGACGGATTCGCGGAGTTCGGTGTGTTCGTTGACCTCGCTTCGGGAGTGACCGGCCTCCTGCACCGGAGTGAACTGGACCGCCGCCTGGAGAGTCTCGACTGGGAAGCAGGCGACACTGTATTCGTACAGGTGAAGAACATCCGCGATAACGGAAACATCGACCTCGGTTGGTCCATCCGTCAGTCCGAACGCGAGTTCCGCGGGTCTCGCATCCACGACCCGAACGGCGAAGATGACGGCAAGCCGGTCGAGGAGTCCGACGACAGTTCGTCCGCCCCGGTGAAAAAGAAGCCAAAGGACGTCTCTACGAAGTCCAGAGAACGTAACGGGGAGAGTCAGACGACCAACGCCGACGACGGGGCGGTAGCCGAGTCTGACGCCGACACGCAGGACGCAGCGGCAGAAACTGAAAGCGCAGAAGCCGAAACCGCAGAAGCCGAAACGCCGACGCACGAGGCCGAAGCCGAGACCGACCGCTTTGAACTCGTTTCCATCGAGAACCTGTCTGACCGCGTGGGTGATGCGGTCCGAATCGAGGGCGAAGTCGTCAGTACGCGCCAGACTGGCGGTCCGACCATCTTCGAGATTCGTGACGAGACGGGCGTCGTCGATTGCGCCGCGTTCGTCGAAGCAGGCGTCCGTGCCTACCCCGAAGTCGGCGAGAGCGACATCGTCCGTCTCGACGGCGAAGTCGAAGTACGCCGCGACGAACTGCAGGTCGAGACCGAGGAACTCGTCGCACTCGAAGGCGAGGAAGCCGACGCCGTCGTCCAGCGACTCGACGACGCGATGGCCGCGCGAGCGCGTCCCGACTCAGTCGAACCGCTGGCCGCGCACGCACCGGTCGAAGCCGTGACCGAGCAACTCCGCGACGCCGCGGAGACGGTTCGTCGCGCCATCCTCGAATCGCGCCCAATCGTCGTCCGTCACCCCGCGACGGCAGACGGATACGTTGCCGGTGCGGCCGTCGAGCGCGCTGTGCTCCCGCGCATCCGCGAGGAACACGAACGCGCTGACGCCGAGTACCACTACTTCACGCGCCGACCGCTTGATGACCCCATCTACGGCATGGACGCGGCGACGAACGACGTCACGCGAATGCTGCAGGACAACCAGCGCCACGACGAGAAGCTCCCTCTCGTCCTTCTTCTGGGTGTTGGGGCGACCGCTGAATCCCTCGATGGTCTCGGACTCCTCGACGTGTACGGTGCAGAACGCGTCGTCGTTGACGCCGCGGCCGCAGACGAGGAAGTCGAAGATGTCGCTGATGCGGTCGTCAACCCCGGACTGGCCGGAACCGACGCCGCAGACCTTTCGACCGGCGCGCTGGGCGCAAACCTCGCTGCCGCCGTCGATTCGGGTGTCCGCGAGGATATCGCTCACCTGCCTGCCGTGAGTTACTGGGAGGATACGCCCGCCGAGTACGTCGAACTCGCCGAAGAAGCCGGGTACGACGCCGATCGGACGCGCGAACTCCGCGAAGCAATCGCGCTGGAGGCGTACTACCAGTCCTACGAGGACAAACGCGAACTCATCACGGACCTGCTGTTCGATGACGGTGTCTCGCCGGGCGCACAGCGCGCAGGCGGCGACGCGGTAGAGGGTAACCTCGCCGCGCACATCGCAGAGCAGTTCCGCATCAAACTCGACGCCGAAGTCGAGACGGCACAGGCGAACATCGACGTGCGCGAGGAAGCCGGCGTGACTGTCGCCGTTCTCGACGCCGACGCGTACACCCACCGGTTCGACTTCCCGCCGACGTCGCTTCTGGTGGACGAACTGCACCGTCGGAACCGTGAGGGAGACGAGTACGTCACCGTCGCCACCTCGACGGACGAACTGTTCGTCCGCACCACGGACGATGTTGATATTCGAGCTATCGCTGAGGCAGCACGCGACGCCGTCCCCGAGGGTGGCGTTACCGCCGTTGCCGTCCGCGACAACCGTATCGAGTTCCTGTCGGGTGCCCGTGACGAAGTCGTCGATGCCGTCGTGACGGCCACCGTCGATCAGTTCTAA
- a CDS encoding YIP1 family protein — MTTWIEHPEGGRERGPRGVARAWFEVLTRPQRFFRNGVSPGDQAPGLVFAVVVAVAYTTVLFAFVPARIPALAGGQALSAFVGLAAVALLLAPAVLHITAALQTVFLIATVWENRGGISETVQVIAYASAPCAVAGIPSPELRLVCAGYGAVLMFIGLSEVHDVSIAHAAVAGAVPATFLFGYVFGGATAFITIVRTLGVI, encoded by the coding sequence GTGACCACTTGGATAGAGCATCCGGAAGGTGGGCGGGAACGCGGCCCGCGTGGCGTCGCCCGAGCGTGGTTTGAGGTACTCACACGCCCCCAGCGGTTCTTCAGAAACGGCGTCTCACCGGGCGACCAAGCACCCGGCCTCGTCTTCGCCGTCGTCGTCGCCGTCGCGTACACGACCGTGTTGTTCGCGTTTGTCCCCGCCCGGATACCCGCACTCGCGGGCGGACAGGCGCTTTCCGCGTTCGTCGGCCTCGCCGCCGTCGCACTCCTCCTCGCACCGGCCGTCCTCCACATCACTGCCGCGCTTCAGACGGTCTTTCTCATCGCGACCGTCTGGGAGAACCGCGGCGGAATCAGCGAGACAGTACAAGTCATCGCCTACGCGTCGGCACCGTGCGCTGTCGCCGGAATTCCGAGTCCAGAACTCCGTCTCGTCTGCGCTGGCTACGGCGCAGTTCTCATGTTCATCGGCCTGAGCGAGGTCCACGACGTGAGCATTGCGCACGCTGCCGTGGCCGGAGCGGTTCCGGCGACGTTCCTCTTCGGCTACGTCTTCGGTGGGGCGACAGCGTTCATCACCATCGTTCGGACTCTCGGAGTAATTTAA